A window from Candidatus Woesearchaeota archaeon encodes these proteins:
- a CDS encoding transketolase family protein: MIRKSFFSSPEFDSTRRGFGKGLLRLGSLFNDVWVLTADLGGSTCVNNFKDSFPDRFVQVGVAEQNLVCVASGIASMNKVVFASSFAMFSPGRNWEQIRTTIAYNDQPVIVVGSHTGLGVGEDGATHQALEDVALMRVIPNMVVVVPCDALQAEKAVFSLYKRRGPSYLRLNRQKSPLITTASSSFKLGSAQVLVDGKDLVIFGCGPILVEAIKASVILKNKGFSVAVVNIHTIKPLDEESVVKFANKCGCFLVVEDHQISGGLGSAISEVLIRSKPVKGDFVGINDEFGESGDFNDLFWKHGLNSERIVTKALKLLRNKKNVKRVVKKSFSKKKVVKKSAKRFVKHK, encoded by the coding sequence ATGATTAGGAAGTCTTTTTTTTCTAGTCCTGAATTTGATTCTACTCGTAGAGGTTTTGGTAAGGGGTTGTTGAGACTTGGTTCTTTGTTTAATGATGTTTGGGTTTTAACTGCTGATCTTGGGGGTTCTACTTGTGTTAATAACTTCAAGGATTCTTTTCCTGATAGATTCGTTCAAGTTGGTGTGGCTGAGCAGAACCTTGTTTGTGTCGCTTCAGGTATTGCTTCTATGAATAAGGTTGTTTTTGCTTCTTCTTTTGCGATGTTTAGTCCTGGTAGGAATTGGGAGCAGATTCGTACTACTATTGCGTATAATGATCAACCAGTAATAGTTGTGGGTTCTCATACGGGTTTGGGTGTTGGTGAGGATGGTGCTACTCATCAGGCTCTTGAAGATGTTGCTTTGATGAGGGTTATTCCTAACATGGTAGTTGTGGTTCCTTGTGATGCTTTGCAGGCTGAGAAAGCCGTTTTTTCTTTGTATAAAAGAAGGGGTCCGTCTTATTTGAGGTTGAATCGTCAGAAGTCTCCTTTGATTACTACTGCGTCTAGTTCTTTTAAGTTAGGAAGTGCTCAAGTATTGGTTGATGGTAAGGACTTAGTAATTTTTGGTTGTGGTCCTATTCTCGTTGAAGCTATTAAAGCGTCTGTTATTTTAAAAAATAAGGGTTTCAGTGTGGCTGTTGTTAATATTCACACGATTAAACCTTTGGATGAGGAATCCGTTGTTAAATTTGCTAATAAGTGTGGTTGCTTCTTGGTTGTTGAGGATCATCAAATCAGTGGAGGTCTTGGTTCTGCTATTTCTGAGGTTTTAATTAGGTCTAAGCCTGTTAAAGGTGACTTCGTTGGGATTAATGATGAGTTTGGTGAGTCAGGCGATTTTAATGATTTGTTTTGGAAGCATGGTTTGAATTCTGAAAGAATTGTTACTAAGGCTTTGAAGTTATTAAGAAATAAAAAAAATGTTAAAAGAGTTGTTAAGAAATCATTTTCTAAAAAGAAAGTTGTTAAAAAAAGCGCTAAGAGATTTGTTAAACATAAATAA
- a CDS encoding glucokinase, with the protein MVKKLLVGDVGGTNTFLGVIQGSDLLKVKEFKTKNVVIYEELSNFLDEYDVKGVSLAVAGPVINGRVSLSNVDKIISSKKLSDLVKQDVLLLNDFEALGFFVKDKTSKGLVIGAGTGLGKVVVSDKVMGTEGGGVDFPFFSGEENIKDFFSKKLKRHPSYEDLVSGRGLSMLKQYYVKKNRVLSNNFSPSDIFSNNKDVVNKKVIKDFSKFYGRFVKNSSLELLPDKVFIAGGIARKNPEIIKSEEFLNELSVLSKKPRVSLIKDKYAGLKGAASAFFHKNI; encoded by the coding sequence GTGGTTAAAAAATTATTGGTTGGGGACGTTGGAGGTACTAATACTTTTCTCGGAGTCATTCAGGGTTCTGATTTGTTAAAGGTTAAGGAATTTAAAACTAAGAACGTTGTTATATATGAGGAGTTGTCTAATTTTCTTGATGAGTACGACGTTAAGGGTGTTAGTTTAGCTGTTGCGGGTCCTGTTATTAATGGGAGGGTTAGTCTTAGTAATGTTGATAAAATTATTTCTTCTAAGAAATTATCTGATTTGGTTAAGCAAGATGTTTTGTTGCTTAATGATTTTGAAGCTCTTGGTTTCTTTGTTAAGGACAAAACTAGTAAGGGCTTGGTGATTGGTGCGGGTACTGGTTTGGGTAAAGTAGTTGTTTCTGATAAAGTCATGGGTACTGAAGGAGGAGGTGTTGATTTTCCTTTTTTTTCTGGTGAAGAAAATATTAAGGATTTTTTTTCTAAGAAGTTAAAGCGTCATCCTAGTTATGAGGACTTAGTTTCGGGTAGGGGTTTGAGCATGCTTAAACAGTACTATGTTAAGAAGAACAGGGTTTTGAGTAATAATTTTTCTCCTAGTGATATTTTTTCTAATAATAAGGATGTTGTTAATAAAAAAGTTATTAAAGATTTTTCTAAGTTTTATGGTCGTTTCGTTAAGAATTCTTCTTTAGAGTTGTTGCCTGATAAAGTTTTTATTGCTGGAGGAATTGCTAGGAAGAATCCTGAAATAATTAAGTCAGAAGAATTTTTGAATGAGTTGTCTGTTTTGTCTAAGAAGCCTCGTGTTTCTTTGATTAAGGATAAATATGCGGGTTTGAAAGGTGCGGCTTCTGCTTTTTTTCATAAAAATATTTAA
- a CDS encoding transaldolase, giving the protein MKLFLDSAVLSEVEEAFSWGVVEGVTTNPSLLKKAVEKNQGDLELYIRSILKAAKPFPVSLEVTKSNVEEVVAEAKALFKMFNHTARNVCIKIPICLSDDEDSLLSGLKSISEVSKLKIPVNATLIFTPEQALLAAKAGAKFVSPFVGRLDDFIRDSASVKYSKDDYFPAEGLSSKGVVLNDEGIVSGVDLVRRCSLIIKKHGLSTEVIAASIRNPRQVRECAEAGAHIATLPFSVIKKLVVHKKTFEGVKKFSEDTVKEYEGLTKK; this is encoded by the coding sequence GTGAAATTATTTTTAGATAGTGCGGTTTTGTCTGAAGTCGAGGAGGCTTTCTCTTGGGGCGTCGTGGAAGGTGTTACTACTAATCCTTCTTTGCTTAAGAAGGCCGTTGAGAAAAATCAAGGTGATTTAGAATTATATATTAGGTCTATTCTTAAAGCGGCTAAGCCTTTTCCTGTTAGTTTAGAAGTTACTAAGTCTAATGTTGAGGAAGTTGTTGCTGAGGCTAAGGCTTTGTTTAAGATGTTTAATCATACTGCGAGGAATGTTTGTATTAAGATTCCTATTTGTTTGTCTGATGATGAAGATTCTTTGCTTTCTGGTTTGAAATCCATTTCTGAGGTTTCTAAGTTAAAGATTCCTGTTAATGCAACTCTTATTTTTACTCCTGAGCAAGCTTTATTGGCTGCTAAGGCTGGCGCGAAGTTTGTTAGTCCTTTTGTTGGTCGTTTGGATGATTTCATTAGGGATTCTGCTAGTGTTAAGTATTCTAAGGATGATTATTTTCCTGCTGAAGGTCTTAGTAGTAAAGGCGTAGTTCTTAATGATGAAGGTATTGTTTCTGGTGTTGATTTGGTTCGTAGGTGTTCTTTGATTATTAAGAAGCATGGTTTGAGCACAGAGGTTATTGCTGCGTCTATTAGGAATCCTCGTCAAGTACGGGAGTGTGCTGAGGCTGGTGCTCACATTGCTACTTTGCCTTTTTCTGTTATTAAGAAATTAGTTGTTCACAAAAAAACTTTTGAAGGCGTAAAGAAGTTCTCAGAGGATACTGTTAAGGAATATGAGGGTTTAACTAAAAAATGA
- a CDS encoding winged helix-turn-helix domain-containing protein gives MTTNSFVLMSLKEDKVKKMTQVLNNDTCRKILDYLSNNERATATEISKKLGMAMSTVHYNLKQLKDNNLVTSDEYHYSEKGKEVVHYGLANKYIIIAPKEDKTVMDKLRNFLPITLFTAFTGGLIYLLESNWEKIMNLFPRQKMLSGSFQVTDMVMTTETDMLAEPAMRVMDATISEPTTGMIIAPWFLAGAAFTILIMIAYELSRKK, from the coding sequence ATGACAACTAATTCATTCGTTTTAATGTCTTTAAAAGAAGACAAAGTCAAAAAGATGACTCAAGTACTAAATAATGATACTTGTAGAAAAATCTTAGACTACTTATCAAACAATGAACGAGCGACCGCTACAGAAATCTCGAAGAAACTAGGAATGGCCATGAGCACCGTTCATTATAACTTAAAACAATTAAAAGATAATAATTTAGTAACAAGTGACGAATATCACTATTCAGAAAAAGGAAAAGAAGTCGTACATTACGGATTAGCAAACAAATACATAATCATCGCTCCTAAAGAAGATAAAACAGTGATGGATAAATTAAGAAATTTTTTACCAATAACTTTATTCACAGCTTTCACAGGAGGACTAATATACTTATTAGAAAGCAACTGGGAAAAAATAATGAATTTGTTTCCAAGACAAAAAATGTTATCAGGTAGCTTTCAAGTAACAGACATGGTTATGACAACAGAAACAGATATGCTCGCAGAACCAGCCATGAGAGTAATGGACGCAACTATTAGTGAACCAACAACAGGTATGATTATAGCGCCATGGTTCTTAGCAGGCGCAGCATTCACGATACTAATAATGATAGCATATGAATTATCAAGAAAAAAATGA
- a CDS encoding ATP-dependent DNA helicase translates to MIKQKEKNKDFFPYENIRGVQDILIKAVNHAVTSGHNLIAHAPTGLGKTAASISPALKKAVESGKTVFFLTSMHTQHLIALETVEIINEKYNEKIICVDIVGKKHMCLQEGVDNMSTKDFAEYCKMLREDKRCDYYSKLKSGEEQSFESKTATSELINKSPCSTHKVINTSKKHGLCPYEVSMNIGKKSNIIVTDYYYLFHPKIRDSFLRKTNKELEDAIIIVDEAHNLPTRITDLASQRLTSISLKRAMSEAQEIKANNLFVSLREIQGILSDYSKKKEEIYIERNDFVDRVDKITNYEELIEDLEEAADEIRKEKKQSYLGAIASFLNEWLNNDEGYTRIFSIVKGFKEDILVLNYKCLDPSIIAKQVLPFAHSTILMSGTLNPTNMYLDILGFEKNRTEELVLKNPFPENNKINMIVPKTSTKYATRNEEQYKEIGETVTKMINNIPGNSAVFFPSFKLRDSAYTYMKDCNKTIFLEHSGMAKHEKEELLENFKKYKDEGAALLGVITGSFGEGIDLPGDYLKGVIIVGLPLQKPDLETKALIDYYDKKFGKGWDYGYLFPAFNKTLQSAGRCIRSETDKGVIIFLDERYSWNNYYRCFPITWNIKQTMMYENEIKKFFEKHE, encoded by the coding sequence ATGATTAAACAAAAAGAAAAAAACAAAGATTTCTTCCCATACGAAAACATAAGAGGAGTACAAGACATATTAATAAAAGCAGTTAATCACGCAGTCACGTCAGGACATAACTTGATAGCACACGCACCAACAGGACTAGGAAAAACCGCTGCTAGCATAAGTCCCGCATTAAAAAAAGCTGTTGAATCAGGAAAAACAGTTTTTTTTCTAACTTCCATGCATACTCAACACTTAATAGCTCTAGAAACAGTTGAAATAATAAATGAGAAATACAACGAAAAAATAATTTGCGTAGACATAGTAGGAAAAAAACATATGTGCTTACAAGAAGGCGTAGATAATATGAGCACGAAAGACTTCGCGGAATACTGCAAAATGTTAAGAGAAGATAAAAGATGTGATTATTATTCTAAATTAAAAAGTGGAGAAGAACAATCATTCGAATCAAAAACCGCTACTTCCGAACTAATCAATAAGAGTCCTTGTTCAACTCATAAAGTCATAAATACATCAAAAAAACACGGATTGTGTCCTTACGAAGTATCAATGAACATAGGAAAAAAATCAAACATAATAGTAACAGATTATTATTATTTGTTCCACCCAAAAATAAGGGATTCATTCCTTAGAAAAACCAATAAAGAATTAGAAGACGCCATAATAATAGTTGATGAAGCTCACAACTTACCCACTAGAATAACTGATTTGGCAAGCCAAAGATTAACAAGCATATCATTAAAAAGAGCAATGAGTGAAGCTCAAGAAATAAAAGCAAATAACTTATTTGTTTCATTAAGAGAAATACAAGGAATACTATCTGATTATTCAAAGAAAAAAGAAGAAATATACATCGAAAGGAATGACTTCGTAGACAGAGTAGACAAAATAACTAATTATGAAGAACTAATAGAGGACTTAGAAGAAGCAGCTGATGAAATAAGAAAAGAAAAAAAACAATCTTATTTAGGAGCAATAGCGAGTTTCTTAAATGAATGGTTAAACAACGATGAAGGTTACACAAGGATATTCTCCATCGTTAAAGGATTCAAAGAAGACATATTAGTTCTTAACTATAAATGCTTAGATCCCTCAATAATAGCGAAACAAGTACTACCTTTTGCTCATTCAACAATACTAATGTCAGGGACACTTAATCCTACTAATATGTACTTAGACATCTTAGGATTTGAAAAAAACAGAACAGAAGAATTAGTTCTAAAAAATCCTTTTCCTGAAAATAACAAAATAAACATGATAGTTCCAAAAACATCAACTAAATACGCGACTAGGAACGAAGAACAATACAAAGAAATAGGAGAAACCGTTACTAAGATGATAAACAACATACCTGGTAACAGCGCAGTATTTTTTCCCAGCTTCAAACTAAGAGATTCAGCTTACACATACATGAAAGATTGTAACAAAACCATTTTCTTAGAACACTCAGGAATGGCGAAACACGAAAAAGAAGAATTACTAGAAAACTTCAAAAAATACAAAGACGAAGGCGCAGCACTATTAGGTGTAATAACAGGGAGTTTCGGAGAAGGAATAGATTTACCAGGAGATTACTTGAAAGGAGTCATAATCGTAGGATTACCATTACAAAAACCAGACTTAGAAACAAAAGCACTAATAGATTATTACGATAAAAAATTCGGAAAAGGATGGGACTACGGATACTTATTCCCTGCTTTCAACAAAACACTACAAAGCGCGGGGCGATGCATAAGAAGCGAAACAGACAAAGGCGTAATAATATTCTTAGATGAAAGATACTCATGGAATAATTATTATAGGTGCTTCCCCATAACTTGGAACATTAAACAAACAATGATGTACGAAAACGAAATAAAAAAATTCTTCGAAAAACACGAATAA
- a CDS encoding ribosome biogenesis/translation initiation ATPase RLI, with the protein MRNRIIVVKKDRCNPVGCGDYLCMRVSPSNRAGKEAIVKDDDGKVRINESVITDADRIAVNKCPFQALSMINLPEALNQDPIHRFLPNGFSLYKLPIPIFGKVVGIIGRNGVGKSTAMNVLAGLLKPNFGVKDKEASYKDLIERFKGTEAQVFFEKLESGEIKVAYKPQQVDLIPKQFKGSVRDLLNKVNETDKLDEIVDVLELSKILESDVSKISGGELQRVAIAATVLKKANLYLFDEPTSYLDIKQRIKISKFIKSLAVEDVAVLVIEHDIIILDYLADLIHLMYGVEGEYGITSLAKSTKAGINIYLDGYIRDENMRFRNHKIVFDDSPDEKVASETHLTSWRNLKYDVGRFSLNVNQGEIMRRDVIGVLGENGIGKTTFARLITGEIKVDEQVLEELRISYKPQYLFKSDELVMVYLRDALKFDTQIISPLQIKSLLNKKLSELSGGELQRVSIAKCLSEDADLYVLDEPSAYLDVEQRLSMSKIIGELMSHSGRAALIIDHDLLFLDYLSKKLLIFDGVPAISGKTLGPLSMGQGMNHFLKELNITFRRDEESGRPRINKPDSQKDKEQKASGALYYLK; encoded by the coding sequence ATGCGTAATAGAATCATTGTTGTTAAAAAGGATCGTTGTAACCCTGTGGGGTGCGGTGATTATTTGTGTATGAGAGTCAGTCCTAGTAATAGGGCTGGTAAAGAAGCTATTGTTAAAGATGATGATGGCAAAGTCAGAATTAATGAGTCAGTAATTACTGACGCGGATAGGATAGCTGTTAATAAATGTCCTTTTCAGGCTTTAAGCATGATTAATCTTCCTGAAGCTCTTAATCAAGACCCTATTCACAGATTTTTACCTAATGGTTTTTCTTTGTACAAATTACCCATTCCTATTTTTGGAAAAGTCGTAGGTATTATTGGTAGGAACGGTGTTGGTAAATCTACTGCTATGAATGTTTTAGCAGGCTTACTAAAACCTAACTTCGGTGTTAAGGATAAAGAAGCTAGTTACAAGGACTTAATTGAGCGTTTTAAAGGCACAGAGGCTCAGGTTTTTTTTGAAAAACTAGAATCTGGCGAAATAAAAGTTGCGTATAAGCCTCAGCAAGTAGATCTGATTCCTAAACAATTTAAAGGGTCTGTTAGGGATTTGTTGAATAAAGTTAATGAAACTGATAAATTAGATGAAATAGTTGATGTTCTTGAATTGTCAAAGATTCTTGAGAGTGATGTTTCTAAGATTAGTGGTGGTGAGCTTCAACGCGTCGCTATAGCTGCTACTGTTTTGAAGAAAGCAAATCTTTACTTATTTGACGAACCAACGTCTTACCTTGATATTAAGCAAAGAATTAAGATTAGTAAATTCATTAAGAGCTTAGCTGTTGAAGACGTCGCCGTATTAGTCATTGAGCACGACATCATCATCTTGGATTATTTAGCTGATTTGATTCATTTAATGTATGGTGTAGAAGGAGAATATGGTATTACTAGTTTGGCTAAGTCTACTAAAGCAGGAATTAATATTTACTTAGATGGTTATATTCGTGATGAGAATATGCGTTTTAGGAATCATAAAATAGTGTTTGATGATAGTCCTGATGAGAAAGTCGCTTCTGAGACTCATCTGACTTCTTGGAGGAACTTAAAGTATGATGTTGGTCGTTTCTCTTTAAATGTTAATCAAGGAGAAATTATGCGTAGAGACGTCATAGGAGTTCTTGGAGAGAACGGTATTGGTAAAACTACTTTTGCGCGTCTTATCACTGGCGAAATAAAAGTTGATGAGCAAGTCTTAGAAGAATTAAGAATCTCTTATAAGCCTCAATACTTGTTTAAAAGCGATGAATTAGTCATGGTTTATCTGCGTGACGCTTTGAAGTTTGATACTCAAATAATTAGTCCTTTACAAATTAAGTCCTTATTAAATAAGAAATTATCAGAGTTATCTGGTGGTGAGCTTCAGCGCGTTTCTATTGCTAAATGCTTAAGTGAAGACGCAGATCTATATGTTTTGGACGAGCCTAGCGCGTACTTAGACGTTGAGCAACGTCTTAGCATGTCTAAAATCATAGGTGAATTAATGTCTCATTCAGGTAGAGCTGCTTTGATTATTGATCACGACTTATTATTCCTAGATTATTTATCTAAGAAACTCTTAATTTTTGACGGTGTACCTGCGATTAGCGGTAAAACACTAGGTCCTCTCAGCATGGGTCAAGGTATGAATCATTTTCTTAAAGAGCTAAACATCACTTTTCGTAGAGACGAAGAATCAGGTCGTCCTAGGATTAACAAGCCTGACAGTCAAAAAGATAAGGAGCAAAAAGCTAGTGGGGCTTTGTATTATTTGAAATGA
- a CDS encoding DUF1461 domain-containing protein, with translation MNKRLINFLTVFLVVFILVLGIPSFLSLNPFIYFNEAKKTNIVFDDFEYLYENVHGFLLLRNSLSDNFTIDENNHMQDVRLLINTLKIFSFIFIMVLASTLFLINKIKGTKKRKTELTNFFNNLKKGGFISLSFLIFLTIIVFINFSFSFDAFHRIFFPQGNWLFSADSLLITLFPQTFFLNMAKKIFITNTLFISLLILIIHLLENQNKY, from the coding sequence ATGAACAAAAGATTAATTAATTTTTTAACTGTTTTCTTAGTCGTTTTCATATTAGTTCTAGGAATCCCTTCATTTTTATCATTGAACCCTTTCATTTATTTTAACGAAGCTAAAAAAACAAATATTGTATTTGATGACTTTGAATATTTATACGAAAACGTTCACGGATTTTTATTACTAAGAAATTCTTTATCAGATAATTTCACAATTGATGAAAATAATCACATGCAAGACGTTCGATTACTTATTAACACACTAAAAATTTTTTCGTTCATTTTCATAATGGTTTTAGCAAGCACACTCTTTTTAATTAACAAAATAAAAGGCACCAAAAAAAGAAAAACAGAACTAACCAATTTTTTTAATAATCTAAAAAAAGGCGGATTCATAAGCCTATCATTTTTAATATTCTTAACCATTATTGTTTTCATAAATTTTTCTTTTTCATTCGACGCGTTCCACAGAATATTTTTCCCACAAGGAAACTGGCTTTTCTCAGCGGATAGCTTATTAATAACTTTGTTCCCCCAAACATTCTTCTTAAACATGGCCAAGAAAATATTCATCACGAACACATTATTCATCTCACTACTAATTCTAATCATTCATTTATTAGAGAACCAAAATAAATATTGA
- a CDS encoding cysteine hydrolase, whose product MVKALIIIDMIKGNTLNIYNPKEIISNQVKLIEEFNKHKLPIIVVTGKSNSEKNPVMLKLWGDEFADEPEKKELIQEVTKSKYSIKIEKSEYSAFFQTELEQYCKNNNIDEIYFTGVYSGVCVYFSAVDAAYRRIQPYLVTDASTTEKQEWHERNCERFKTVIGPLITTQKLIDSLK is encoded by the coding sequence ATGGTTAAAGCATTAATAATTATTGATATGATTAAAGGCAATACTTTAAATATTTACAATCCTAAAGAAATAATTTCTAATCAAGTCAAATTAATTGAAGAATTTAATAAACACAAATTACCAATTATTGTTGTAACTGGAAAATCTAATTCTGAAAAAAATCCTGTTATGTTAAAATTATGGGGTGATGAATTTGCAGATGAGCCTGAAAAAAAGGAATTAATTCAAGAAGTTACAAAATCAAAGTATTCAATTAAAATTGAAAAGTCAGAATATAGTGCTTTTTTTCAAACTGAATTAGAACAATATTGTAAAAATAATAACATCGATGAAATATATTTTACGGGCGTTTATTCAGGAGTTTGTGTTTATTTTAGTGCGGTTGATGCTGCATATAGAAGAATTCAACCATATTTAGTAACTGATGCTTCAACAACTGAAAAACAAGAATGGCATGAAAGAAATTGTGAACGGTTCAAAACAGTTATCGGGCCTTTAATTACAACTCAAAAATTAATTGATTCTTTAAAATAA